In Camelus ferus isolate YT-003-E chromosome 10, BCGSAC_Cfer_1.0, whole genome shotgun sequence, the following proteins share a genomic window:
- the CTNND1 gene encoding catenin delta-1 isoform X3, which translates to MDDSEVESTASILASVKEQEAQFEKLTRALEEERRHVSAQLERVRVSPQDANPLMANGTLTRRHQDHSHLLYSTIPRMQEPGQIVETYTEEDPEGAMSVVSVETSDDGTTRRTETTVKKVVKTVTTRTVQPVPVGPDGLPVDASSLSNNYIQTLGRDFRKNGNGGPGPYVGQAGTATLPRNFHYPPDGYGRHYEDGYPSGSDNYGSLSRVTRIEERYRPSMEGYRAPSRQDVYGPQPQVRVGGSSVDLHRFHPEPYGLEDDQRSMGYDDLDYGMMSDYGTARRTGTPSDPRRRLRSYEDMIGEEVPSDQYYWAPLAQHERGSLASLDSLRKGGPPPPNWRQPELPEVIAMLGFRLDAVKSNAAAYLQHLCYRNDKVKTDVRKLKGIPILVGLLDHPKKEVHLGACGALKNISFGRDQDNKIAIKNCDGVPALVRLLRKARDMDLTEVITGTLWNLSSHDSIKMEIVDHALHALTDEVIIPHSGWEREPNEDCKPRHIEWESVLTNTAGCLRNVSSERSEARRKLRECDGLVDALIFIVQAVIGQKDSDSKLVENCVCLLRNLSYQVHREIPQAERYQEAPPSVANNTGPHAASCFGAKKGKDEWFSRGKKPTEDPANDTVDFPKRTSPARGYELLFQPEVVRIYISLLKESKNPAILEASAGAIQNLCAGRWTYGRYIRSALRQEKALSAIADLLTNDQERVVKAASGALRNLAVDARNKELIGKHAIPNLVKNLPGGQQSSSQNFSEDTVVSILNTINEVIAENLEAAKKLRETQGIEKLVLINKSGNRSEKEVRAAALVLQTIWGYKELRKPLEKEGWKKSDFQVNLNSASRSQSSHSYDDSTLPLIDRNQKSDKKPDREEIQMSNMGSNTKSLDNNYSTLNERGDHNRTLDRSGDLGDMEPLKGTPLMQDEGQESLEEELDELVLDDEGDQVSYPSMQKI; encoded by the exons ATGGACGACTCAGAGGTGGAGTCGACCGCCAGCATCTTGGCCTCTGTGAAGGAACAAGAGGCCCAGTTTGAGAAGCTGACCCGGGCGCTGGAGGAGGAACGGCGCCACGTCTCGGCGCAGCTGGAACGCGTCCGGGTCTCACCACAAGATGCCAACCCACTCATGGCCAACGGCACCCTCACCCGCCGGCATCAG GATCACAGTCACCTCTTGTATAGCACCATTCCCAGGATGCAAGAGCCAGGGCAAATTGTGGAGACCTACACAGAGGAGGACCCTGAAGGAGCCATGTCTGTAGTCTCTGTGGAAACCTCGGATGATGGAACCACTCGGCGCACAGAGACCACA GTCAAGAAAGTAGTGAAGACTGTGACAACGCGGACAGTTCAGCCAGTCCCTGTGGGACCAGATGGGCTGCCTGTGGATGCCTCATCACTTTCTAATAACTATATCCAGACTCTGGGTCGTGACTTCCGCAAGAATGGCAATGGGGGGCCCGGTCCCTATGTGGGGCAAGCAGGCACTGCTACCCTTCCCAGGAACTTCCACTACCCTCCTGATGGATATGGCCGCCACTATGAAGATGGTTATCCAAGTGGCAGTGACAATTATGGCAGTCTGTCCCGGGTGACCCGCATTGAGGAACGGTATAGGCCCAGCATGGAAGGTTACCGGGCACCTAGTAGACAGGATGTCTAcgggccccagccccaggttcGGGTAGGTGGGAGCAGCGTGGATCTGCACCGCTTTCATCCAGAGCCTTATGGGCTTGAGGATGACCAGCGTAGCATGGGCTACGATGACCTGGATTACGGCATGATGTCTGATTATGGCACTGCCCGTCGGACTGGGACACCCTCTGACCCTCGGCGACGCCTCAG GAGCTATGAAGACATGATTGGTGAGGAGGTGCCATCAGACCAGTACTATTGGGCTCCTTTGGCCCAGCATGAACGGGGAAGTTTAGCAAGCTTGGATAGCTTGCGCAAGGGAGGACCTCCACCCCCTAATTGGAGACAGCCAGAGCTGCCGGAGGTTATAGCCATGCTAGGATTCCGCTTGGATGCTGTCAAGTCCAATGCAGCTGCATACCTGCAACACTTGTGCTACCGCAATGACAAGGTGAAGACTGATGTCCGGAAGCTCAAGGGCATCCCAATACTGGTGGGACTATTAGACCACCCCAAAAAGGAAGTGCACCTTGGAGCCTGTGGAGCTCTCAAGAATATCTCTTTTGGGCGTGACCAGGATAACAAGATTGCTATAAAAAACTGTGATGGTGTTCCTGCCCTTGTGCGATTACTCCGAAAGGCTCGAGATATGGACCTCACTGAAGTTATTACTG GAACCTTGTGGAATCTCTCATCCCATGACTCAATCAAAATGGAGATTGTGGACCATGCACTGCATGCCTTGACAGATGAAGTGATCATTCCACATTCTGGTTGGGAGCGGGAACCTAATGAGGATTGTAAGCCACGCCATATTGAGTGGGAATCTGTACTCACCAACACAGCTGGCTGCCTCAG GAATGTCAGCTCAGAGAGGAGTGAAGCTCGCCGGAAACTTCGGGAATGTGATGGTTTGGTGGATGCTCTCATTTTCATTGTTCAGGCTGTGATTGGACAGAAAGATTCAGACAGCAAG CTTGTGGAGAACTGTGTTTGCCTCCTTCGGAACTTGTCATATCAAGTTCACCGGGAAATCCCACAGGCAGAACGTTACCAAGAGGCACCTCCCAGTGTTGCCAATAATACTGGGCCACATGCTGCCAGTTGCTTTGGGGCCAAGAAGGGCAAAG ATGAGTGGTTCTCCAGAG ggaaaaaacccacagaggATCCAGCAAATGATACAGTGGATTTCCCTAAAAGAACTAGTCCTGCTCGAG GCTATGAACTTCTATTTCAGCCAGAGGTGGTGCGGATATACATCTCACTCCTCAAGGAGAGCAAGAATCCTGCCATCCTAGAAGCCTCAGCCGGGGCCATCCAGAACTTGTGTGCTGGGCGCTGGACG TATGGTCGATACATCCGCTCTGCTCTGCGTCAAGAGAAGGCTCTTTCTGCCATTGCTGACCTCCTGACCAATGACCAGGAGCGGGTTGTGAAAGCTGCATCTGGAGCACTGAGAAATCTGGCTGTGGATGCTCGCAACAAAGAGTTAATTG GTAAACATGCTATTCCTAACTTGGTAAAGAATCTGCCAGGAGGGCAGCAGAGCTCTTCCCAGAATTTCTCTGAGGACACTGTGGTCTCTATTTTGAACACCATCAATGAAGTTATTGCTGAGAACCTGGAGGCTGCCAAAAAGCTTCGAGAGACACAGGGTATTGAGAAGCTGGTTTTGATCAACAAATCAGG GAACCGCTCAGAAAAAGAAGTTCGAGCAGCAGCACTTGTATTGCAGACAATCTGGGGATATAAGGAACTACGGAAGCCACTGGAaaaagaaggatggaaaaaatCAGACTTTCAG GTGAATCTAAACAGTGCTTCTCGAAGCCAGAGTAGTCATTCCTACGATGATAGCACTCTCCCTCTCATTGACCGGAACCAGAAGTCAG
- the CTNND1 gene encoding catenin delta-1 isoform X2, translated as MDDSEVESTASILASVKEQEAQFEKLTRALEEERRHVSAQLERVRVSPQDANPLMANGTLTRRHQNGRFVGDADLERQKFSDLKLNGPQDHSHLLYSTIPRMQEPGQIVETYTEEDPEGAMSVVSVETSDDGTTRRTETTVKKVVKTVTTRTVQPVPVGPDGLPVDASSLSNNYIQTLGRDFRKNGNGGPGPYVGQAGTATLPRNFHYPPDGYGRHYEDGYPSGSDNYGSLSRVTRIEERYRPSMEGYRAPSRQDVYGPQPQVRVGGSSVDLHRFHPEPYGLEDDQRSMGYDDLDYGMMSDYGTARRTGTPSDPRRRLRSYEDMIGEEVPSDQYYWAPLAQHERGSLASLDSLRKGGPPPPNWRQPELPEVIAMLGFRLDAVKSNAAAYLQHLCYRNDKVKTDVRKLKGIPILVGLLDHPKKEVHLGACGALKNISFGRDQDNKIAIKNCDGVPALVRLLRKARDMDLTEVITGTLWNLSSHDSIKMEIVDHALHALTDEVIIPHSGWEREPNEDCKPRHIEWESVLTNTAGCLRNVSSERSEARRKLRECDGLVDALIFIVQAVIGQKDSDSKLVENCVCLLRNLSYQVHREIPQAERYQEAPPSVANNTGPHAASCFGAKKGKGKKPTEDPANDTVDFPKRTSPARGYELLFQPEVVRIYISLLKESKNPAILEASAGAIQNLCAGRWTYGRYIRSALRQEKALSAIADLLTNDQERVVKAASGALRNLAVDARNKELIGKHAIPNLVKNLPGGQQSSSQNFSEDTVVSILNTINEVIAENLEAAKKLRETQGIEKLVLINKSGNRSEKEVRAAALVLQTIWGYKELRKPLEKEGWKKSDFQVNLNSASRSQSSHSYDDSTLPLIDRNQKSDKKPDREEIQMSNMGSNTKSLDNNYSTLNERGDHNRTLDRSGDLGDMEPLKGTPLMQDEGQESLEEELDELVLDDEGDQVSYPSMQKI; from the exons ATGGACGACTCAGAGGTGGAGTCGACCGCCAGCATCTTGGCCTCTGTGAAGGAACAAGAGGCCCAGTTTGAGAAGCTGACCCGGGCGCTGGAGGAGGAACGGCGCCACGTCTCGGCGCAGCTGGAACGCGTCCGGGTCTCACCACAAGATGCCAACCCACTCATGGCCAACGGCACCCTCACCCGCCGGCATCAG AACGGCCGGTTTGTGGGCGATGCTGACCTTGAGCGACAGAAATTTTCAGATCTAAAGCTCAACGGACCCCAG GATCACAGTCACCTCTTGTATAGCACCATTCCCAGGATGCAAGAGCCAGGGCAAATTGTGGAGACCTACACAGAGGAGGACCCTGAAGGAGCCATGTCTGTAGTCTCTGTGGAAACCTCGGATGATGGAACCACTCGGCGCACAGAGACCACA GTCAAGAAAGTAGTGAAGACTGTGACAACGCGGACAGTTCAGCCAGTCCCTGTGGGACCAGATGGGCTGCCTGTGGATGCCTCATCACTTTCTAATAACTATATCCAGACTCTGGGTCGTGACTTCCGCAAGAATGGCAATGGGGGGCCCGGTCCCTATGTGGGGCAAGCAGGCACTGCTACCCTTCCCAGGAACTTCCACTACCCTCCTGATGGATATGGCCGCCACTATGAAGATGGTTATCCAAGTGGCAGTGACAATTATGGCAGTCTGTCCCGGGTGACCCGCATTGAGGAACGGTATAGGCCCAGCATGGAAGGTTACCGGGCACCTAGTAGACAGGATGTCTAcgggccccagccccaggttcGGGTAGGTGGGAGCAGCGTGGATCTGCACCGCTTTCATCCAGAGCCTTATGGGCTTGAGGATGACCAGCGTAGCATGGGCTACGATGACCTGGATTACGGCATGATGTCTGATTATGGCACTGCCCGTCGGACTGGGACACCCTCTGACCCTCGGCGACGCCTCAG GAGCTATGAAGACATGATTGGTGAGGAGGTGCCATCAGACCAGTACTATTGGGCTCCTTTGGCCCAGCATGAACGGGGAAGTTTAGCAAGCTTGGATAGCTTGCGCAAGGGAGGACCTCCACCCCCTAATTGGAGACAGCCAGAGCTGCCGGAGGTTATAGCCATGCTAGGATTCCGCTTGGATGCTGTCAAGTCCAATGCAGCTGCATACCTGCAACACTTGTGCTACCGCAATGACAAGGTGAAGACTGATGTCCGGAAGCTCAAGGGCATCCCAATACTGGTGGGACTATTAGACCACCCCAAAAAGGAAGTGCACCTTGGAGCCTGTGGAGCTCTCAAGAATATCTCTTTTGGGCGTGACCAGGATAACAAGATTGCTATAAAAAACTGTGATGGTGTTCCTGCCCTTGTGCGATTACTCCGAAAGGCTCGAGATATGGACCTCACTGAAGTTATTACTG GAACCTTGTGGAATCTCTCATCCCATGACTCAATCAAAATGGAGATTGTGGACCATGCACTGCATGCCTTGACAGATGAAGTGATCATTCCACATTCTGGTTGGGAGCGGGAACCTAATGAGGATTGTAAGCCACGCCATATTGAGTGGGAATCTGTACTCACCAACACAGCTGGCTGCCTCAG GAATGTCAGCTCAGAGAGGAGTGAAGCTCGCCGGAAACTTCGGGAATGTGATGGTTTGGTGGATGCTCTCATTTTCATTGTTCAGGCTGTGATTGGACAGAAAGATTCAGACAGCAAG CTTGTGGAGAACTGTGTTTGCCTCCTTCGGAACTTGTCATATCAAGTTCACCGGGAAATCCCACAGGCAGAACGTTACCAAGAGGCACCTCCCAGTGTTGCCAATAATACTGGGCCACATGCTGCCAGTTGCTTTGGGGCCAAGAAGGGCAAAG ggaaaaaacccacagaggATCCAGCAAATGATACAGTGGATTTCCCTAAAAGAACTAGTCCTGCTCGAG GCTATGAACTTCTATTTCAGCCAGAGGTGGTGCGGATATACATCTCACTCCTCAAGGAGAGCAAGAATCCTGCCATCCTAGAAGCCTCAGCCGGGGCCATCCAGAACTTGTGTGCTGGGCGCTGGACG TATGGTCGATACATCCGCTCTGCTCTGCGTCAAGAGAAGGCTCTTTCTGCCATTGCTGACCTCCTGACCAATGACCAGGAGCGGGTTGTGAAAGCTGCATCTGGAGCACTGAGAAATCTGGCTGTGGATGCTCGCAACAAAGAGTTAATTG GTAAACATGCTATTCCTAACTTGGTAAAGAATCTGCCAGGAGGGCAGCAGAGCTCTTCCCAGAATTTCTCTGAGGACACTGTGGTCTCTATTTTGAACACCATCAATGAAGTTATTGCTGAGAACCTGGAGGCTGCCAAAAAGCTTCGAGAGACACAGGGTATTGAGAAGCTGGTTTTGATCAACAAATCAGG GAACCGCTCAGAAAAAGAAGTTCGAGCAGCAGCACTTGTATTGCAGACAATCTGGGGATATAAGGAACTACGGAAGCCACTGGAaaaagaaggatggaaaaaatCAGACTTTCAG GTGAATCTAAACAGTGCTTCTCGAAGCCAGAGTAGTCATTCCTACGATGATAGCACTCTCCCTCTCATTGACCGGAACCAGAAGTCAG
- the CTNND1 gene encoding catenin delta-1 isoform X4, giving the protein MDDSEVESTASILASVKEQEAQFEKLTRALEEERRHVSAQLERVRVSPQDANPLMANGTLTRRHQNGRFVGDADLERQKFSDLKLNGPQDHSHLLYSTIPRMQEPGQIVETYTEEDPEGAMSVVSVETSDDGTTRRTETTVKKVVKTVTTRTVQPVPVGPDGLPVDASSLSNNYIQTLGRDFRKNGNGGPGPYVGQAGTATLPRNFHYPPDGYGRHYEDGYPSGSDNYGSLSRVTRIEERYRPSMEGYRAPSRQDVYGPQPQVRVGGSSVDLHRFHPEPYGLEDDQRSMGYDDLDYGMMSDYGTARRTGTPSDPRRRLRSYEDMIGEEVPSDQYYWAPLAQHERGSLASLDSLRKGGPPPPNWRQPELPEVIAMLGFRLDAVKSNAAAYLQHLCYRNDKVKTDVRKLKGIPILVGLLDHPKKEVHLGACGALKNISFGRDQDNKIAIKNCDGVPALVRLLRKARDMDLTEVITGTLWNLSSHDSIKMEIVDHALHALTDEVIIPHSGWEREPNEDCKPRHIEWESVLTNTAGCLRNVSSERSEARRKLRECDGLVDALIFIVQAVIGQKDSDSKLVENCVCLLRNLSYQVHREIPQAERYQEAPPSVANNTGPHAASCFGAKKGKDEWFSRGKKPTEDPANDTVDFPKRTSPARGYELLFQPEVVRIYISLLKESKNPAILEASAGAIQNLCAGRWTYGRYIRSALRQEKALSAIADLLTNDQERVVKAASGALRNLAVDARNKELIGKHAIPNLVKNLPGGQQSSSQNFSEDTVVSILNTINEVIAENLEAAKKLRETQGIEKLVLINKSGNRSEKEVRAAALVLQTIWGYKELRKPLEKEGWKKSDFQVNLNSASRSQSSHSYDDSTLPLIDRNQKSDKKPDREEIQMSNMGSNTKSLDNNYSTLNERGDHNRTLDRSGDLGDMEPLKGTPLMQKI; this is encoded by the exons ATGGACGACTCAGAGGTGGAGTCGACCGCCAGCATCTTGGCCTCTGTGAAGGAACAAGAGGCCCAGTTTGAGAAGCTGACCCGGGCGCTGGAGGAGGAACGGCGCCACGTCTCGGCGCAGCTGGAACGCGTCCGGGTCTCACCACAAGATGCCAACCCACTCATGGCCAACGGCACCCTCACCCGCCGGCATCAG AACGGCCGGTTTGTGGGCGATGCTGACCTTGAGCGACAGAAATTTTCAGATCTAAAGCTCAACGGACCCCAG GATCACAGTCACCTCTTGTATAGCACCATTCCCAGGATGCAAGAGCCAGGGCAAATTGTGGAGACCTACACAGAGGAGGACCCTGAAGGAGCCATGTCTGTAGTCTCTGTGGAAACCTCGGATGATGGAACCACTCGGCGCACAGAGACCACA GTCAAGAAAGTAGTGAAGACTGTGACAACGCGGACAGTTCAGCCAGTCCCTGTGGGACCAGATGGGCTGCCTGTGGATGCCTCATCACTTTCTAATAACTATATCCAGACTCTGGGTCGTGACTTCCGCAAGAATGGCAATGGGGGGCCCGGTCCCTATGTGGGGCAAGCAGGCACTGCTACCCTTCCCAGGAACTTCCACTACCCTCCTGATGGATATGGCCGCCACTATGAAGATGGTTATCCAAGTGGCAGTGACAATTATGGCAGTCTGTCCCGGGTGACCCGCATTGAGGAACGGTATAGGCCCAGCATGGAAGGTTACCGGGCACCTAGTAGACAGGATGTCTAcgggccccagccccaggttcGGGTAGGTGGGAGCAGCGTGGATCTGCACCGCTTTCATCCAGAGCCTTATGGGCTTGAGGATGACCAGCGTAGCATGGGCTACGATGACCTGGATTACGGCATGATGTCTGATTATGGCACTGCCCGTCGGACTGGGACACCCTCTGACCCTCGGCGACGCCTCAG GAGCTATGAAGACATGATTGGTGAGGAGGTGCCATCAGACCAGTACTATTGGGCTCCTTTGGCCCAGCATGAACGGGGAAGTTTAGCAAGCTTGGATAGCTTGCGCAAGGGAGGACCTCCACCCCCTAATTGGAGACAGCCAGAGCTGCCGGAGGTTATAGCCATGCTAGGATTCCGCTTGGATGCTGTCAAGTCCAATGCAGCTGCATACCTGCAACACTTGTGCTACCGCAATGACAAGGTGAAGACTGATGTCCGGAAGCTCAAGGGCATCCCAATACTGGTGGGACTATTAGACCACCCCAAAAAGGAAGTGCACCTTGGAGCCTGTGGAGCTCTCAAGAATATCTCTTTTGGGCGTGACCAGGATAACAAGATTGCTATAAAAAACTGTGATGGTGTTCCTGCCCTTGTGCGATTACTCCGAAAGGCTCGAGATATGGACCTCACTGAAGTTATTACTG GAACCTTGTGGAATCTCTCATCCCATGACTCAATCAAAATGGAGATTGTGGACCATGCACTGCATGCCTTGACAGATGAAGTGATCATTCCACATTCTGGTTGGGAGCGGGAACCTAATGAGGATTGTAAGCCACGCCATATTGAGTGGGAATCTGTACTCACCAACACAGCTGGCTGCCTCAG GAATGTCAGCTCAGAGAGGAGTGAAGCTCGCCGGAAACTTCGGGAATGTGATGGTTTGGTGGATGCTCTCATTTTCATTGTTCAGGCTGTGATTGGACAGAAAGATTCAGACAGCAAG CTTGTGGAGAACTGTGTTTGCCTCCTTCGGAACTTGTCATATCAAGTTCACCGGGAAATCCCACAGGCAGAACGTTACCAAGAGGCACCTCCCAGTGTTGCCAATAATACTGGGCCACATGCTGCCAGTTGCTTTGGGGCCAAGAAGGGCAAAG ATGAGTGGTTCTCCAGAG ggaaaaaacccacagaggATCCAGCAAATGATACAGTGGATTTCCCTAAAAGAACTAGTCCTGCTCGAG GCTATGAACTTCTATTTCAGCCAGAGGTGGTGCGGATATACATCTCACTCCTCAAGGAGAGCAAGAATCCTGCCATCCTAGAAGCCTCAGCCGGGGCCATCCAGAACTTGTGTGCTGGGCGCTGGACG TATGGTCGATACATCCGCTCTGCTCTGCGTCAAGAGAAGGCTCTTTCTGCCATTGCTGACCTCCTGACCAATGACCAGGAGCGGGTTGTGAAAGCTGCATCTGGAGCACTGAGAAATCTGGCTGTGGATGCTCGCAACAAAGAGTTAATTG GTAAACATGCTATTCCTAACTTGGTAAAGAATCTGCCAGGAGGGCAGCAGAGCTCTTCCCAGAATTTCTCTGAGGACACTGTGGTCTCTATTTTGAACACCATCAATGAAGTTATTGCTGAGAACCTGGAGGCTGCCAAAAAGCTTCGAGAGACACAGGGTATTGAGAAGCTGGTTTTGATCAACAAATCAGG GAACCGCTCAGAAAAAGAAGTTCGAGCAGCAGCACTTGTATTGCAGACAATCTGGGGATATAAGGAACTACGGAAGCCACTGGAaaaagaaggatggaaaaaatCAGACTTTCAG GTGAATCTAAACAGTGCTTCTCGAAGCCAGAGTAGTCATTCCTACGATGATAGCACTCTCCCTCTCATTGACCGGAACCAGAAGTCAG
- the CTNND1 gene encoding catenin delta-1 isoform X1, whose amino-acid sequence MDDSEVESTASILASVKEQEAQFEKLTRALEEERRHVSAQLERVRVSPQDANPLMANGTLTRRHQNGRFVGDADLERQKFSDLKLNGPQDHSHLLYSTIPRMQEPGQIVETYTEEDPEGAMSVVSVETSDDGTTRRTETTVKKVVKTVTTRTVQPVPVGPDGLPVDASSLSNNYIQTLGRDFRKNGNGGPGPYVGQAGTATLPRNFHYPPDGYGRHYEDGYPSGSDNYGSLSRVTRIEERYRPSMEGYRAPSRQDVYGPQPQVRVGGSSVDLHRFHPEPYGLEDDQRSMGYDDLDYGMMSDYGTARRTGTPSDPRRRLRSYEDMIGEEVPSDQYYWAPLAQHERGSLASLDSLRKGGPPPPNWRQPELPEVIAMLGFRLDAVKSNAAAYLQHLCYRNDKVKTDVRKLKGIPILVGLLDHPKKEVHLGACGALKNISFGRDQDNKIAIKNCDGVPALVRLLRKARDMDLTEVITGTLWNLSSHDSIKMEIVDHALHALTDEVIIPHSGWEREPNEDCKPRHIEWESVLTNTAGCLRNVSSERSEARRKLRECDGLVDALIFIVQAVIGQKDSDSKLVENCVCLLRNLSYQVHREIPQAERYQEAPPSVANNTGPHAASCFGAKKGKDEWFSRGKKPTEDPANDTVDFPKRTSPARGYELLFQPEVVRIYISLLKESKNPAILEASAGAIQNLCAGRWTYGRYIRSALRQEKALSAIADLLTNDQERVVKAASGALRNLAVDARNKELIGKHAIPNLVKNLPGGQQSSSQNFSEDTVVSILNTINEVIAENLEAAKKLRETQGIEKLVLINKSGNRSEKEVRAAALVLQTIWGYKELRKPLEKEGWKKSDFQVNLNSASRSQSSHSYDDSTLPLIDRNQKSDKKPDREEIQMSNMGSNTKSLDNNYSTLNERGDHNRTLDRSGDLGDMEPLKGTPLMQDEGQESLEEELDELVLDDEGDQVSYPSMQKI is encoded by the exons ATGGACGACTCAGAGGTGGAGTCGACCGCCAGCATCTTGGCCTCTGTGAAGGAACAAGAGGCCCAGTTTGAGAAGCTGACCCGGGCGCTGGAGGAGGAACGGCGCCACGTCTCGGCGCAGCTGGAACGCGTCCGGGTCTCACCACAAGATGCCAACCCACTCATGGCCAACGGCACCCTCACCCGCCGGCATCAG AACGGCCGGTTTGTGGGCGATGCTGACCTTGAGCGACAGAAATTTTCAGATCTAAAGCTCAACGGACCCCAG GATCACAGTCACCTCTTGTATAGCACCATTCCCAGGATGCAAGAGCCAGGGCAAATTGTGGAGACCTACACAGAGGAGGACCCTGAAGGAGCCATGTCTGTAGTCTCTGTGGAAACCTCGGATGATGGAACCACTCGGCGCACAGAGACCACA GTCAAGAAAGTAGTGAAGACTGTGACAACGCGGACAGTTCAGCCAGTCCCTGTGGGACCAGATGGGCTGCCTGTGGATGCCTCATCACTTTCTAATAACTATATCCAGACTCTGGGTCGTGACTTCCGCAAGAATGGCAATGGGGGGCCCGGTCCCTATGTGGGGCAAGCAGGCACTGCTACCCTTCCCAGGAACTTCCACTACCCTCCTGATGGATATGGCCGCCACTATGAAGATGGTTATCCAAGTGGCAGTGACAATTATGGCAGTCTGTCCCGGGTGACCCGCATTGAGGAACGGTATAGGCCCAGCATGGAAGGTTACCGGGCACCTAGTAGACAGGATGTCTAcgggccccagccccaggttcGGGTAGGTGGGAGCAGCGTGGATCTGCACCGCTTTCATCCAGAGCCTTATGGGCTTGAGGATGACCAGCGTAGCATGGGCTACGATGACCTGGATTACGGCATGATGTCTGATTATGGCACTGCCCGTCGGACTGGGACACCCTCTGACCCTCGGCGACGCCTCAG GAGCTATGAAGACATGATTGGTGAGGAGGTGCCATCAGACCAGTACTATTGGGCTCCTTTGGCCCAGCATGAACGGGGAAGTTTAGCAAGCTTGGATAGCTTGCGCAAGGGAGGACCTCCACCCCCTAATTGGAGACAGCCAGAGCTGCCGGAGGTTATAGCCATGCTAGGATTCCGCTTGGATGCTGTCAAGTCCAATGCAGCTGCATACCTGCAACACTTGTGCTACCGCAATGACAAGGTGAAGACTGATGTCCGGAAGCTCAAGGGCATCCCAATACTGGTGGGACTATTAGACCACCCCAAAAAGGAAGTGCACCTTGGAGCCTGTGGAGCTCTCAAGAATATCTCTTTTGGGCGTGACCAGGATAACAAGATTGCTATAAAAAACTGTGATGGTGTTCCTGCCCTTGTGCGATTACTCCGAAAGGCTCGAGATATGGACCTCACTGAAGTTATTACTG GAACCTTGTGGAATCTCTCATCCCATGACTCAATCAAAATGGAGATTGTGGACCATGCACTGCATGCCTTGACAGATGAAGTGATCATTCCACATTCTGGTTGGGAGCGGGAACCTAATGAGGATTGTAAGCCACGCCATATTGAGTGGGAATCTGTACTCACCAACACAGCTGGCTGCCTCAG GAATGTCAGCTCAGAGAGGAGTGAAGCTCGCCGGAAACTTCGGGAATGTGATGGTTTGGTGGATGCTCTCATTTTCATTGTTCAGGCTGTGATTGGACAGAAAGATTCAGACAGCAAG CTTGTGGAGAACTGTGTTTGCCTCCTTCGGAACTTGTCATATCAAGTTCACCGGGAAATCCCACAGGCAGAACGTTACCAAGAGGCACCTCCCAGTGTTGCCAATAATACTGGGCCACATGCTGCCAGTTGCTTTGGGGCCAAGAAGGGCAAAG ATGAGTGGTTCTCCAGAG ggaaaaaacccacagaggATCCAGCAAATGATACAGTGGATTTCCCTAAAAGAACTAGTCCTGCTCGAG GCTATGAACTTCTATTTCAGCCAGAGGTGGTGCGGATATACATCTCACTCCTCAAGGAGAGCAAGAATCCTGCCATCCTAGAAGCCTCAGCCGGGGCCATCCAGAACTTGTGTGCTGGGCGCTGGACG TATGGTCGATACATCCGCTCTGCTCTGCGTCAAGAGAAGGCTCTTTCTGCCATTGCTGACCTCCTGACCAATGACCAGGAGCGGGTTGTGAAAGCTGCATCTGGAGCACTGAGAAATCTGGCTGTGGATGCTCGCAACAAAGAGTTAATTG GTAAACATGCTATTCCTAACTTGGTAAAGAATCTGCCAGGAGGGCAGCAGAGCTCTTCCCAGAATTTCTCTGAGGACACTGTGGTCTCTATTTTGAACACCATCAATGAAGTTATTGCTGAGAACCTGGAGGCTGCCAAAAAGCTTCGAGAGACACAGGGTATTGAGAAGCTGGTTTTGATCAACAAATCAGG GAACCGCTCAGAAAAAGAAGTTCGAGCAGCAGCACTTGTATTGCAGACAATCTGGGGATATAAGGAACTACGGAAGCCACTGGAaaaagaaggatggaaaaaatCAGACTTTCAG GTGAATCTAAACAGTGCTTCTCGAAGCCAGAGTAGTCATTCCTACGATGATAGCACTCTCCCTCTCATTGACCGGAACCAGAAGTCAG